One Thermofilum sp. genomic window carries:
- a CDS encoding NTP transferase domain-containing protein: protein MPAVIVAAGVASRLHPYSRDLPKTLMELEPGLPLIRFILERLRRAGLGPIYVVSRREHAEKLSRELGVYVLTVDREEFGNLYTVYTALKHVETPFLIAMSDHIFEYELLERLLAHGSHKAFTICLDRTPSALEVREGLKVRIEGGRIVAVGKELEPRYGIDTGLIVIRERAVSYIEEAIERKGPQASIGDALNLAAAAGDVDFIDVTGLLWKDVDTPEDLLEARRLYPSIVLRERSKALPEPVTKLLVRPVSRILVLDEPAHSRGEAAVKMALAELTLAAFTIALAALKFATPLVLLAFSYASLLLSDARELLLELHGRTGALNALSTATSILYSASLLSAVLWQLPEAPSGPLLPLVLLGLASAAGAEASRRLAPSRSLAWVLADRSLLLLAMVFAPFIGWIFPTILWLASGAAALAGSLRSTPRVGRARVVPHPQVERYVGPVERYVEVIVVSGLKMFAALTLLWLVQVAVGGVELSLGAVALTAEDVVSIARLVVIIYYGYRILAGLRRIVDIYAVKLSSLLGITESSARGLAMNVLYLSVVVLALLYVPQLLREAPTLGGYVSTAAALILLLLAFLLFYNLVKKLRGTFKGFVTLLARRAASVIEREG from the coding sequence ATGCCTGCCGTCATAGTTGCGGCTGGTGTAGCCAGCAGGCTTCACCCCTACTCGCGAGACCTGCCGAAGACCTTGATGGAGCTCGAGCCTGGGCTACCGCTGATCAGGTTCATCCTCGAGAGGTTGCGCAGGGCTGGGCTGGGGCCGATCTACGTGGTTTCGAGAAGGGAGCATGCCGAGAAGCTGAGCCGCGAGTTAGGGGTTTACGTGCTCACCGTGGACAGGGAGGAGTTCGGGAACCTCTACACAGTGTACACTGCGCTGAAACATGTGGAAACACCCTTCCTCATTGCGATGTCCGACCACATCTTCGAGTACGAGCTGCTGGAGCGGCTCCTAGCCCACGGCTCGCACAAGGCTTTTACAATCTGCCTGGATAGAACCCCCTCCGCGCTTGAGGTGAGGGAGGGGCTTAAGGTTAGGATCGAGGGAGGGAGGATTGTTGCCGTGGGCAAGGAGCTAGAGCCGAGGTACGGGATAGACACCGGCCTCATCGTAATCAGGGAGAGAGCCGTAAGTTACATCGAGGAAGCCATTGAGAGGAAAGGGCCTCAAGCATCAATCGGCGACGCGCTGAATCTAGCTGCTGCAGCCGGGGACGTAGACTTCATCGATGTAACCGGGCTTCTGTGGAAGGATGTTGATACCCCGGAAGACTTACTGGAGGCTAGGAGGCTCTACCCCAGCATTGTTCTAAGGGAGCGCAGCAAGGCTCTCCCAGAGCCCGTGACGAAGCTGCTAGTTAGACCGGTAAGCCGCATCCTAGTTCTCGATGAACCCGCGCACTCGAGAGGTGAAGCAGCCGTCAAAATGGCTCTCGCTGAGCTCACCCTGGCGGCCTTCACGATCGCTCTTGCCGCCCTCAAATTCGCCACCCCTCTCGTGCTGCTGGCTTTCTCCTACGCGTCTCTTCTGCTATCTGACGCTCGCGAGCTCCTACTGGAGCTGCATGGTAGAACAGGAGCGTTAAACGCTCTCTCAACTGCAACCTCGATCCTTTACTCTGCCTCGCTCCTGTCCGCAGTGCTCTGGCAGCTGCCGGAGGCACCATCGGGCCCCCTCCTACCCCTGGTGCTTTTAGGGCTGGCCAGCGCAGCTGGAGCCGAAGCTTCCCGGCGTCTAGCCCCGAGCAGAAGCCTCGCGTGGGTTCTGGCAGACCGCTCGCTGCTACTTCTCGCAATGGTTTTCGCGCCATTCATCGGCTGGATCTTTCCAACCATCCTCTGGCTCGCCTCCGGTGCCGCAGCTCTCGCTGGCTCGCTCCGATCAACCCCCCGGGTTGGTCGGGCCAGAGTGGTGCCTCACCCGCAGGTCGAGAGATACGTGGGGCCCGTTGAGCGCTACGTGGAGGTGATCGTGGTAAGCGGCTTGAAGATGTTCGCAGCCCTAACGCTGCTGTGGCTAGTGCAAGTCGCTGTAGGGGGGGTTGAGCTGAGCCTTGGTGCCGTGGCGTTAACCGCAGAAGACGTGGTCTCCATCGCCAGGCTTGTCGTGATCATCTACTACGGCTACCGCATCCTAGCCGGGCTTCGTAGGATCGTGGACATCTACGCAGTGAAGCTATCCTCGCTGCTGGGCATAACAGAGAGCTCTGCAAGAGGGTTAGCCATGAACGTCCTCTACCTCTCAGTCGTCGTGTTAGCGCTCCTTTACGTGCCACAGCTGCTTCGCGAGGCCCCCACCCTCGGCGGCTACGTTTCAACAGCAGCCGCTCTAATCCTGCTCCTCCTCGCCTTCCTCCTCTTCTACAACCTCGTGAAGAAGCTACGCGGGACATTCAAGGGCTTTGTTACCCTCCTAGCCCGTCGAGCGGCCTCGGTGATCGAGCGTGAAGGTTAA
- a CDS encoding C69 family dipeptidase: MCDTLVALKDATRGGFTIFAKNSDREPNEAQVVEFHPRRSTAEERVKCTYIEVEQVDEVYAVLICRPYWMWGAEMGVNEHGVAIGNEAVFTREPYSRKGLTGMDLVRLALERSRNAKEAVDWITRLIEEHGQGGSCSAARSFYYHNSFLIADPGSAWVLETAGREWVAKRVSDVASISNALSISSDWDSASRKVAELASKGEANFARRYSDWFYTRMAKGRERQAFTMGKLREAKGSIDFFFAANLLRSHSFEPYDPSRGSMRDVCMHAGGLARPSQTACSLIALLYDRAPLAFTTGTSTPCISMFKPVLLDAGLPDLGPPPTGKYDGGRSYWWRHEALSRRINCSYQRYAPQIAAELGELEREFYARALSLREAYLRGEASADALRKLTLEAFEAAAKVEEKWLQRSKPGRCFNPFYASYWRKVNKAAGL; this comes from the coding sequence GTGTGCGACACTCTCGTCGCTCTGAAAGATGCGACTCGCGGAGGGTTTACAATCTTCGCCAAGAACAGCGATCGGGAGCCCAACGAAGCTCAAGTTGTGGAGTTTCACCCGCGCAGAAGCACCGCGGAAGAGAGGGTGAAGTGCACCTACATTGAGGTCGAGCAAGTGGATGAAGTGTACGCGGTTCTCATCTGCCGTCCCTACTGGATGTGGGGAGCGGAGATGGGTGTTAACGAACACGGGGTTGCGATCGGGAACGAGGCCGTATTCACCAGAGAGCCGTACTCTAGAAAAGGGCTGACGGGAATGGATCTCGTCAGGCTCGCCCTAGAGAGAAGCAGGAACGCTAAGGAGGCGGTTGACTGGATAACACGCTTGATCGAGGAGCACGGGCAGGGGGGTAGCTGCAGCGCGGCGAGAAGCTTCTACTACCACAACTCCTTCCTCATCGCCGATCCCGGGAGCGCGTGGGTCCTCGAGACCGCAGGGCGCGAGTGGGTAGCTAAGCGCGTCAGCGACGTCGCGTCGATATCGAACGCTCTCTCGATTAGCTCTGACTGGGATTCAGCGTCGAGAAAGGTTGCCGAGCTGGCCTCGAAGGGGGAGGCGAACTTCGCCAGAAGGTACTCGGACTGGTTCTACACGCGGATGGCTAAGGGGAGAGAGAGGCAGGCGTTCACGATGGGAAAGCTCAGGGAGGCGAAAGGCTCGATCGACTTCTTCTTCGCCGCGAACCTGCTCCGCAGCCACTCTTTCGAGCCCTACGACCCGAGCAGGGGATCCATGAGAGACGTGTGCATGCACGCTGGCGGGCTCGCGAGGCCTTCGCAGACAGCCTGCTCCCTGATAGCGCTGCTCTACGATAGGGCTCCTCTCGCCTTCACCACAGGCACATCTACTCCCTGCATCAGCATGTTCAAGCCTGTGCTCCTGGATGCCGGGCTGCCCGACTTAGGGCCCCCGCCCACCGGCAAGTACGACGGCGGCAGAAGCTACTGGTGGAGGCACGAGGCGCTGAGCAGGAGGATCAACTGCAGCTACCAGCGCTACGCCCCACAAATAGCTGCTGAGTTAGGGGAGCTCGAGAGGGAGTTCTACGCCAGAGCGCTGAGCCTGAGAGAGGCATACCTGAGGGGTGAAGCTTCCGCTGATGCCTTAAGGAAGCTAACGCTGGAAGCCTTCGAGGCAGCGGCGAAAGTGGAGGAGAAGTGGCTTCAGCGCAGCAAGCCGGGTCGTTGCTTCAACCCGTTCTACGCATCCTACTGGAGGAAAGTGAATAAGGCCGCTGGCCTATAG
- a CDS encoding PIN domain-containing protein, producing MLVLDTNVLVYASVEDSEFHEESLKLLNEKDSAIPQIVVYEYVRVIAELTRDPLFVLVKIRELAEYNILCEPPHVVQRGLELWAKHSASIRELNDHVILALALTLNAEIATYDRKLRKLAEELGVPTRP from the coding sequence ATGCTGGTGCTCGACACTAACGTGCTCGTCTACGCTAGTGTAGAGGACAGCGAGTTCCACGAGGAGAGCCTGAAGCTGCTCAACGAGAAGGACTCTGCGATACCGCAGATCGTGGTTTACGAGTATGTTAGAGTTATCGCGGAGTTGACCCGAGACCCTCTCTTCGTTTTGGTGAAAATCAGGGAGCTGGCCGAGTACAATATTCTATGCGAGCCGCCTCACGTCGTGCAGAGAGGCCTAGAGCTCTGGGCTAAGCATAGCGCCTCCATCAGGGAGCTGAACGACCACGTAATCCTCGCCTTAGCCCTCACGCTTAACGCCGAGATCGCAACGTACGATAGGAAGCTTCGAAAGCTCGCCGAAGAACTAGGAGTACCCACACGCCCCTAA
- a CDS encoding AbrB/MazE/SpoVT family DNA-binding domain-containing protein codes for MRVKVTRNYQVTIPVEVREALGIREGDYVEFELRGDAALLKPVKRKWSTIKLGRVLSVEEIEEIAEKTFSL; via the coding sequence GTGAGGGTTAAGGTCACTAGGAACTACCAAGTCACTATACCAGTGGAGGTTAGGGAGGCTTTGGGCATTAGGGAAGGTGACTACGTGGAGTTCGAGCTGCGGGGTGATGCGGCTTTGCTGAAGCCTGTGAAGAGGAAGTGGTCGACGATTAAGCTTGGTAGGGTGTTGAGTGTCGAGGAGATTGAGGAGATTGCCGAGAAAACGTTCTCGCTGTAG
- the rpiA gene encoding ribose-5-phosphate isomerase RpiA, whose amino-acid sequence MNVEVAKLNAARAALAEIESCTVVGVGTGSTVEKLIELLARSEELKGKLYVPSSLDTALKLQRAGLRVLHPAFSPEIEVYVDGADEVDPGLNMIKGGGAAMTMEKVLAYYSRRRVFIVDAAKLVRKLGEKHPVPLEVLPWALGHVLRRLTELGFRAEPRRAPGGKAGPVVADTGGVLVDVYTGPIDDPRELDSLLRSLPGVVETGLFVGYADAVYVGWPERVEVLSKSARSSTA is encoded by the coding sequence GTGAACGTCGAGGTAGCTAAGCTGAACGCTGCTAGAGCCGCGCTCGCCGAGATCGAGAGCTGCACCGTGGTGGGAGTAGGCACGGGCTCGACGGTGGAGAAGCTCATCGAGCTGCTTGCGCGCTCCGAGGAGCTAAAGGGTAAGCTTTACGTCCCCTCATCGCTGGACACAGCCCTGAAGCTGCAGCGCGCCGGTCTCCGCGTCCTTCACCCCGCTTTCTCTCCCGAGATAGAGGTGTACGTCGACGGAGCCGACGAGGTCGACCCAGGTCTTAACATGATAAAGGGCGGTGGAGCTGCGATGACGATGGAGAAGGTCCTGGCGTACTACTCCAGGAGAAGGGTGTTCATAGTCGACGCGGCGAAGCTCGTCCGCAAGCTTGGCGAGAAGCATCCAGTACCCCTCGAGGTTCTGCCCTGGGCTCTCGGCCACGTTCTCCGCCGGCTGACGGAGCTTGGGTTCAGGGCTGAGCCCAGGAGGGCGCCCGGGGGCAAGGCTGGCCCTGTCGTCGCGGATACGGGGGGCGTGCTCGTAGACGTCTACACGGGTCCTATCGACGACCCCCGCGAGCTTGACTCGCTTCTGAGAAGCCTCCCCGGGGTTGTGGAGACAGGGCTCTTCGTAGGTTACGCTGACGCAGTCTACGTTGGCTGGCCAGAGCGGGTTGAAGTCCTCTCGAAGAGCGCGCGGAGCTCTACCGCGTAA
- a CDS encoding RpiB/LacA/LacB family sugar-phosphate isomerase: MRVAFGSDDNYSIAGFVAQELRRRGHEVILVGAPSTGKLYPWPRVGVEVAKLVVEGKAETGIVMCYTGTGVSIAANKVPGARAALCVDAKTARGARLWNDANILALSARLLSEELAKEILDAWFETREIDPTERENIEELKKLDLEFRRL, translated from the coding sequence ATGAGGGTCGCGTTCGGGTCCGACGACAACTACTCGATAGCTGGCTTCGTAGCCCAAGAGCTGAGGCGGAGGGGGCACGAGGTTATCCTAGTGGGAGCCCCGAGTACCGGCAAGCTCTATCCGTGGCCCCGCGTCGGGGTCGAGGTGGCGAAGCTCGTAGTTGAAGGCAAAGCGGAGACGGGTATCGTCATGTGCTACACGGGCACCGGCGTGAGCATCGCGGCGAACAAAGTGCCGGGAGCGAGGGCTGCTCTATGCGTGGATGCTAAGACAGCGAGAGGTGCAAGGCTGTGGAACGACGCGAACATCCTGGCGCTCAGCGCCCGCCTCCTCTCGGAGGAGCTCGCCAAGGAGATTCTCGACGCCTGGTTCGAGACGAGGGAGATTGACCCTACAGAGCGCGAGAACATCGAGGAGCTGAAGAAGCTTGACTTAGAGTTTCGCAGGCTTTAG
- a CDS encoding pyridoxal-phosphate dependent enzyme has product MEGVDEDSSSKRIQALKLKAATPLIPLTVSKHLFGLNGHPVFVKWEGANPTGTHKDRAALAHVAAAVERGYAVVTAGTCGNYGVALAYYALLAGVKAVIFVPKGYENSRVSEMRRYGAKVVFVEGSYEEAVALSSRAANSNGWYDANPGSPNDVLSLRAYSAIAKEIVAELGDAPYAVAVPVGNGTTLAGLYLGFLEMYREGLATRMPRLIAASTSHANQVVESWKRGSVEPVEVPPSSVSETPVNEPLVAYEALNARDALKALYLTKGRAYAFGDEEMVEASLLLRATERISALPASSSSILALREFLKEEPEGPLVAVITGRWQKKR; this is encoded by the coding sequence GTGGAGGGGGTGGACGAGGACTCGTCGAGTAAACGCATTCAGGCTCTCAAGCTGAAGGCTGCAACCCCCCTGATTCCTCTCACTGTCTCGAAGCATCTTTTCGGCCTTAACGGGCACCCGGTTTTCGTGAAGTGGGAGGGAGCTAATCCGACAGGAACTCACAAGGACCGCGCAGCGCTTGCTCACGTAGCGGCGGCAGTTGAGAGAGGGTACGCGGTAGTGACCGCTGGCACGTGCGGCAACTACGGCGTTGCTCTAGCCTACTACGCTCTCCTCGCCGGGGTTAAGGCTGTGATCTTTGTGCCGAAGGGGTACGAGAACAGCCGCGTCTCCGAGATGAGGAGGTACGGGGCAAAGGTCGTCTTCGTGGAGGGATCCTACGAGGAAGCGGTGGCTCTCAGCTCTCGAGCGGCTAACTCCAACGGGTGGTACGACGCAAACCCCGGGAGCCCCAACGACGTGCTAAGCTTGAGAGCTTACAGCGCGATCGCCAAGGAGATTGTTGCCGAGCTGGGTGACGCGCCTTACGCTGTAGCGGTTCCCGTGGGTAACGGGACTACGCTGGCCGGGCTCTACCTGGGCTTTCTGGAGATGTACAGGGAGGGGCTCGCCACCCGCATGCCGAGGCTTATCGCTGCCAGCACGAGCCACGCGAACCAGGTGGTTGAGAGCTGGAAGCGGGGGAGCGTTGAGCCCGTTGAAGTCCCACCCAGCTCTGTCTCCGAGACTCCTGTCAACGAGCCGCTCGTAGCTTACGAGGCACTTAACGCTCGGGATGCCTTGAAAGCTCTCTACCTGACGAAGGGGAGGGCTTACGCCTTCGGGGACGAGGAGATGGTTGAAGCGTCTCTGCTGCTGAGAGCTACTGAGAGGATTAGCGCCCTCCCCGCCTCCTCTTCCTCTATTCTCGCCCTGAGAGAGTTTCTTAAGGAGGAGCCGGAGGGGCCCTTGGTCGCGGTGATCACGGGGAGATGGCAGAAGAAGCGGTAA
- a CDS encoding DUF1611 domain-containing protein — protein MAEEAVILAEGLFATTDGKTAHGLLRRSEKYRIVGVIDSTLAGRDAGEVLDGRRRGVRIYATLEEALKEHRGVKWLIVGVATPGGRLPEEYRRIVREAIEKGLGVVSGLHEFISDDPELSKLARERGVQIIDVRKIYYSMRVFYTGRIKEVKALKAVVVGTDSAVGKRTVAWMLADELNARGVKTVFIGTGQTAWMQGAKYVFVLDSVINDFVTGVLEDTVYRAYIEEKPRAIVVPGQGSLLHPVFPGSYEILNLLRPEVTILQHAPARKHFDGFPEYPIPPLEKYLQLIEIITGRPAFAITMNAEGMTEEEALRTREKLESEYGLPVVIPLREGVGRIADLMIERFPSLRGEG, from the coding sequence ATGGCAGAAGAAGCGGTAATCCTGGCTGAAGGGCTTTTCGCCACGACAGACGGTAAAACAGCCCACGGGCTCCTCCGCAGGAGCGAGAAGTATAGGATCGTCGGTGTCATTGACAGTACCCTGGCCGGCCGCGACGCCGGGGAGGTTTTGGATGGCAGGCGAAGAGGGGTTAGGATCTACGCGACGCTGGAAGAGGCTTTGAAGGAGCATCGAGGCGTGAAGTGGCTGATCGTAGGTGTAGCTACCCCGGGCGGGAGGCTGCCGGAGGAGTACAGGCGGATCGTGAGAGAAGCTATCGAGAAAGGGCTCGGGGTGGTTTCGGGGCTCCACGAGTTCATTAGCGACGATCCGGAGCTCTCGAAACTCGCTAGGGAGAGGGGCGTCCAGATTATTGACGTCAGGAAGATCTACTACAGCATGAGGGTTTTCTACACGGGGAGGATAAAGGAGGTTAAAGCGCTGAAAGCCGTTGTCGTGGGGACGGACTCCGCTGTGGGCAAAAGGACTGTCGCATGGATGCTTGCGGACGAGTTGAACGCTCGCGGAGTTAAAACAGTATTCATCGGAACAGGGCAGACGGCCTGGATGCAGGGAGCAAAGTACGTTTTCGTCCTCGACAGCGTGATCAACGACTTCGTGACGGGCGTCCTCGAGGATACCGTGTATCGGGCATACATAGAGGAGAAACCCCGCGCCATCGTGGTTCCCGGTCAGGGTTCGCTTCTCCACCCGGTCTTTCCGGGGAGCTACGAGATACTTAACCTGCTCAGGCCGGAGGTCACTATCCTGCAGCACGCTCCAGCGCGGAAGCACTTCGACGGCTTCCCCGAGTATCCTATCCCCCCGCTCGAGAAGTACCTCCAGCTCATCGAGATAATCACCGGTAGGCCGGCTTTCGCGATCACTATGAACGCGGAGGGTATGACGGAGGAGGAGGCGCTGAGAACTAGAGAGAAGCTGGAGAGCGAGTACGGCCTACCGGTGGTCATACCGCTGAGGGAGGGTGTGGGCAGGATTGCCGATCTGATGATCGAGAGGTTCCCCAGCTTGAGGGGGGAGGGTTGA
- a CDS encoding flavin reductase family protein, with the protein MIRVSKFYLLLHPRPAYVIGSGRVGEVVNFMAASWVTPVAEEPPLVGVAIGVESYTHELIEKYGEFTVNVLPVSMLGKLYQVGSTSGRSEDKSRVLAYRKGESVSAPVAEGAVGVLECVVADKLRARDVTFFAGEVKLAAADEKLFSERSGWNFKEIDLPLHNWGRGFYGVGRFYRA; encoded by the coding sequence ATGATACGAGTCTCGAAGTTTTACCTGCTGCTTCACCCGCGCCCAGCTTACGTGATCGGCAGCGGCCGCGTGGGCGAAGTAGTTAACTTCATGGCGGCCAGCTGGGTCACCCCAGTAGCAGAGGAGCCCCCGCTCGTCGGCGTGGCTATAGGTGTTGAGAGCTACACGCACGAGCTCATAGAGAAGTACGGGGAGTTCACGGTCAATGTGCTTCCGGTCTCCATGCTCGGTAAGCTGTACCAAGTTGGCAGTACGAGTGGGAGGAGCGAGGACAAGTCGAGGGTACTCGCGTACCGTAAAGGCGAGAGCGTTTCAGCACCGGTAGCTGAAGGCGCGGTCGGGGTGCTGGAGTGCGTAGTTGCAGATAAGCTGCGCGCAAGAGATGTTACCTTCTTCGCCGGAGAGGTTAAGCTCGCGGCGGCTGACGAGAAGCTTTTCTCGGAGAGATCGGGCTGGAACTTCAAGGAGATAGACTTGCCTCTCCACAACTGGGGCCGCGGCTTCTACGGCGTGGGAAGGTTCTACCGGGCGTAA
- a CDS encoding S16 family serine protease, translated as MYGKWLLSLWITVLLVSATVLAQRPGEKLQVVGSAWVLAPAVYQTDSGYAGSVTNITVFVTEGWGDVYVSTYSLTAEDFQGAATAAARVVAKLLNLDFSKYNYYFRVKSDAVIIGGPSAGVAMAVAVYSALTGAPINRSVMVTGMISPDGTVGPVGGIYEKAQAAVSQGAKVFLVPPGQSIVTTYRPVVRRIGPFRVTTYEPQQINLSDYAERNWGLRVVEISTIEDALRYFFNYRPTPPPAAAPLLSVTAREKIAYVVKTMLSMAQSELSDARRYVNASRLSATTALALRNYLDNYAAAYLSRASSLGSDAAAVFLSTMSVAYSRWVKYLVDYYLDRSLDAVVSQVSSEVSSLLSELENRGNLYTADLGFRILASDLVIRASRLLNESASTWSSDPVSALRNLAFASAMLDEAKLWAEGLPSLPGHVPVGVAESYISVARSTWSYAYSVLSEAGGDLTALSYSNTYLRAAMSMFSSGRKFSASVAGARSIALSEAALLSFQLSATGSRVYLRVASDQAKLAALRAADNVPALYFYNLSNVAASDSDKLVYLRLAAQLGNLLADIAEQEGISLTAQPPAYQAPHPAEPTPSAPEKPPERRGAVDIVQWIKDLLSQIALALENFLRWLQSLFRR; from the coding sequence GTGTACGGTAAGTGGCTGCTATCCCTTTGGATAACCGTCCTCCTGGTTTCCGCTACCGTGCTCGCGCAGCGCCCCGGAGAGAAACTTCAGGTTGTGGGCTCCGCGTGGGTTCTTGCACCCGCCGTGTACCAGACCGATTCGGGCTACGCGGGCTCAGTAACGAACATCACGGTTTTCGTAACGGAGGGGTGGGGGGATGTATACGTTTCAACGTATTCGCTGACGGCAGAGGACTTTCAAGGCGCGGCTACTGCAGCCGCGAGGGTTGTAGCTAAGCTGCTGAACCTCGACTTCTCCAAGTACAACTACTACTTCCGGGTTAAGAGCGACGCCGTGATTATCGGCGGCCCGAGCGCGGGCGTCGCTATGGCTGTAGCAGTGTACTCGGCCCTCACGGGAGCGCCTATCAACAGATCTGTGATGGTCACAGGGATGATCTCTCCCGACGGCACGGTGGGGCCTGTCGGCGGCATCTACGAGAAAGCACAGGCTGCCGTCTCCCAGGGAGCTAAAGTGTTCCTGGTGCCCCCTGGGCAGAGCATCGTTACGACGTACAGGCCTGTTGTGCGCAGGATCGGGCCCTTCAGGGTGACCACTTACGAGCCTCAGCAGATCAACCTCTCCGATTACGCTGAAAGGAACTGGGGCCTAAGAGTGGTTGAGATCAGCACCATAGAGGACGCGCTACGCTACTTCTTCAACTACAGACCGACTCCCCCGCCTGCAGCTGCACCGCTTCTCAGCGTTACTGCCCGCGAAAAGATCGCTTACGTGGTGAAGACTATGCTGTCAATGGCGCAGAGCGAGCTGAGCGATGCGCGGAGGTACGTTAATGCCTCCAGGCTCAGCGCAACCACAGCTCTCGCGCTGCGGAACTACCTGGATAACTACGCTGCTGCCTACTTGAGCAGGGCATCCAGCCTTGGCAGCGACGCTGCGGCAGTGTTCCTCAGCACTATGAGCGTCGCCTACTCGAGGTGGGTTAAGTACCTCGTGGACTACTACCTGGACCGCTCGCTCGACGCTGTAGTATCTCAGGTTTCCAGCGAAGTATCCAGCTTGCTCAGCGAGCTTGAAAACAGAGGGAACTTGTACACCGCTGACCTCGGCTTCAGGATTCTCGCTTCAGATCTCGTGATCAGGGCTTCAAGACTCCTCAACGAGTCAGCATCCACCTGGTCGTCGGACCCTGTATCTGCTCTGAGAAACCTCGCTTTCGCCTCCGCTATGCTCGACGAGGCTAAGCTCTGGGCTGAGGGGCTCCCCTCCCTGCCGGGCCACGTGCCCGTGGGCGTCGCAGAGTCATACATATCCGTGGCGCGCTCGACGTGGTCGTACGCTTACTCTGTGCTCAGCGAAGCCGGAGGCGACCTGACGGCGTTAAGCTACTCTAACACCTACCTGCGAGCAGCCATGTCAATGTTCTCCAGCGGGAGGAAGTTCTCGGCGAGCGTAGCCGGGGCTAGGAGCATCGCGCTCTCGGAGGCTGCACTGCTCTCTTTCCAGCTCTCAGCTACGGGCAGCAGGGTCTACTTGAGAGTCGCTAGCGATCAGGCGAAGCTTGCCGCGTTGCGCGCAGCTGACAACGTTCCCGCGCTATACTTCTATAACCTGAGCAACGTAGCTGCCTCAGACTCCGACAAGCTCGTGTACCTCAGGCTCGCAGCGCAGCTCGGGAACCTGCTCGCGGACATCGCCGAGCAGGAGGGTATCAGCTTGACGGCACAGCCTCCCGCTTATCAGGCTCCTCACCCTGCAGAACCAACCCCCTCCGCTCCAGAAAAGCCTCCTGAGAGGCGAGGCGCGGTGGACATCGTCCAGTGGATAAAGGATCTTCTGAGCCAGATTGCCCTAGCCCTGGAGAACTTTCTCAGGTGGCTGCAGAGCCTCTTCAGACGCTGA
- a CDS encoding MTH938/NDUFAF3 family protein has protein sequence MSAVPARIEGYSFGKIKVSGREYTRDIVVSPEGVLDERWWRREGHLLQVEDVAKYVEEYKPAVVITGTGYFGAMRVDERVESYLAGKGIALLALKTSEAVREFNLRVGRGERVLGFFHLTC, from the coding sequence ATGAGCGCGGTGCCGGCGAGGATCGAGGGCTACAGCTTCGGGAAGATAAAAGTGTCTGGGCGCGAGTACACGCGGGATATCGTCGTCTCCCCCGAGGGAGTTCTAGACGAGAGGTGGTGGCGCAGAGAGGGGCACCTGCTGCAGGTCGAGGACGTAGCCAAGTACGTTGAAGAGTACAAGCCCGCAGTAGTCATCACTGGGACGGGATACTTCGGTGCGATGAGAGTGGATGAAAGAGTCGAGTCTTACCTGGCAGGCAAGGGTATCGCTCTTCTCGCTTTGAAGACGAGTGAAGCCGTCCGCGAGTTTAACCTGAGGGTGGGGAGGGGTGAGAGAGTGCTTGGTTTCTTCCACCTCACGTGCTGA
- a CDS encoding ATP cone domain-containing protein has translation MVAITVIKRDSSREEFAPEKIVVSCLKSGATLEAARRIAKIVEGELLKERVQEITTRDLMRRVLALLKEENEEWYRNWIVFDRAVKRRATEKEL, from the coding sequence ATGGTGGCAATTACAGTAATTAAGCGGGATAGTTCTAGGGAGGAGTTCGCGCCCGAGAAGATCGTAGTCAGCTGCTTGAAGTCCGGCGCCACGCTGGAGGCTGCGCGCAGAATCGCTAAGATTGTTGAGGGCGAGCTGCTCAAAGAGAGAGTTCAGGAGATCACTACCAGGGACTTGATGAGGAGGGTGCTCGCGCTCCTAAAGGAGGAAAACGAGGAGTGGTACCGCAACTGGATAGTCTTCGATAGAGCGGTGAAGAGGAGGGCTACGGAGAAGGAGCTTTAG